Proteins encoded in a region of the Megalops cyprinoides isolate fMegCyp1 chromosome 3, fMegCyp1.pri, whole genome shotgun sequence genome:
- the LOC118774552 gene encoding V-set and immunoglobulin domain-containing protein 1-like translates to MGCVHLIAVTTTHKFVNVTTGQSVFLQCSFATTSPTTGLNIEWSFVPRSGLTNQQVYYYQSGQSVITANYKGRVTGPYSPNTTYNASITISNMKPSDSGIYTCDVHNIPDVQGTSEVNINVMVLEKPSVPFCAVHGTVEAGHLVSLTCHTEQGNPPPTYTWTQLNQGRSRSALGETNFQTGVMYIRNLSQFQFGEYQCNASNVVGFTVCTVELVEDLGDGAIAGAVIAAVLGAALIIFLVWYITHHLRKSKYKAAKAAGATEMESGPQSSDSVKYESVPTKERAHQTSSNAVSVPQESAPSPVSAQGQEEEAEA, encoded by the exons ATGG GTTGTGTTCATTTGATCGCGGTAACGACCACCCATAAATTCGTCAACGTGACCACTGGGCAGAGTGTATTTCTCCAGTGCTCCTTTGCCACCACATCGCCAACCACCGGCCTGAACATTGAGTGGTCTTTCGTCCCCAGATCCGGGCTAACTAACCAGCAG GTTTACTACTACCAATCAGGACAGTCTGTCATTACAGCGAATTATAAGGGTCGAGTGACGGGGCCCTATTCACCCAACACCACGTACAATGCCTCCATAACCATCAGCAACATGAAACCTTCCGACTCAGGGATCTACACCTGTGACGTGCACAACATCCCTGACGTCCAGGGAACCTCTGAGGTCAACATCAATGTCATGGTTCTGG AGAAGCCCTCTGTCCCATTCTGTGCCGTTCACGGGACAGTGGAGGCGGGTCACCTGGTCTCCCTCACCTGTCACACAGAACAGGGGAACCCCCCTCCCACCTACACCTGGACCCAGCTGAACCAGGGCAGGTCCAGGAGCGCACTGGGGGAAACCA aTTTCCAGACTGGAGTTATGTACATAAGAAATCTGTCACAGTTTCAATTTGGAGAGTATCAGTGCAATGCATCTAATGTTGTGGGATTCACTGTTTGTACTGTTGAACTCGTTGAAG ACCTTGGAGACGGGGCAATAGCTGGAGCAGTTATTGCAGCAGTTCTGGGAGCCGCCCTCATCATATTCCTGGTCTGGTACATCACACACCACCTGAGGAAAAGCAAATACAAGGCGGCAAAGGCAGCGGGAGCTACTGAGATGGA ATCCGGGCCCCAGAGCTCAGACTCAGTGAAGTACGAGAGCGTCCCCACCAAAGAGAGGGCCCACCAGACCTCTTCCAACGCTGTGTCCGTCCCCCAGGAATCCGCCCCAAGCCCTGTCTCCGCCCAGggtcaggaggaggaggcagaggcctAG